From a region of the Lactuca sativa cultivar Salinas chromosome 4, Lsat_Salinas_v11, whole genome shotgun sequence genome:
- the LOC111889700 gene encoding uncharacterized protein LOC111889700 encodes MVIASKHTTYDSTKRIAHQLTLTEIQGAVVVSKAESPKSGTNKRQFNGKYPRKSSKKRQEVATNYAATVVETLQPKSAWCNQCNRHHPGDCYVCTKCKKKGHTASYCRSTTVNQITNTGTCHGEGRKCYECGEVGHIKRECPKLRSQGSTRRGRAFVIGGREAVQDPSVVSGTFLIDNLYAMILFDFGADRSFITLVFRKFLSHESSKLKEIYEVEIANGQTEKTHEILENCLLTLNNYLFHVNLMPMPIGSFDVIIGMDWLSSHRAEILCYEKAIRLPLPNSEALIIYGDKSGKNLKVISCTKPQKYLH; translated from the coding sequence ATGGTGATCGCATCAAAGCATACAACTTATGACAGCACCAAGAGAATAGCTCATCAGCTAACCCTCACAGAGATCCAAGGAGCAGTAGTGGTCTCAAAGGCTGAGTCTCCCAAATCTGGAACAAACAAGCGCCAGTTTAATGGGAAGTATCCCAGAAAATCATCTAAGAAAAGACAAGAAGTGGCAACCAATTATGCTGCCACAGTGGTAGAAACCCTTCAACCAAAGTCTGCATGGTGCAACCAGTGCAACCGTCATCACCCAGGTGACTGTTATGTTTGCacgaagtgcaagaaaaaggggCATACTGCTAGTTATTGCAGGAGCACAACAGTCAATCAGATAACAAATACTGGAACATGCCATGGTGAAGGAAGAAAGTGTTATGAGTGTGGAGAGGTTGGACACATCAAGAGAGAATGTCCAAAGTTAAGGAGTCAAGGAAGTACTAGGCGTGGCAGGGCATTTGTGATCGGAGGTAGAGAAGCTGTCCAGGACCCTTCAGTCGTATCTGGTACGTTCCTTATAGATAATTTATATGCTATGATACTCTTCGACTTTGGAGCAGATAGAAGTTTTATAACTCTGGTGTTTAGAAAATTTTTAAGTCATGAGTCTAGCaaattaaaagaaatctatgaagTAGAAATAGCTAACGGTCAAACCGAGAAAACACATGAAATCCTTGAAAACTGTCTATTAACTCTTAATAACTACCTTTTTCACGTCAACCTCATGCCAATGCCTATCGGTAGTTTTGACGTcataattggcatggattggttatcttcACACCGCGCTGAAATTCTATGTTATGAGAAAGCCATACGACTACCCTTACCAAATAGTGAAGCCCTGATTATCTATGGTGATAAGTCTGGGAAAAACCTCAAAGTCATCTCTTGTACCAAGCCCCAGAAATATCTACATTAG